ATGGATAATGGAACGATATGGTCCGGAATTCCCAGAAGACTCCTCGCGCCCTCAATTCTTTCCGGCACGGGATAGATTCCTACCCAACAAGCCCCTAAACCCAGCGCATTCGCAGCAATCAGCATATTTTCCGTAGCCGCTGCACAGTCCAGGACCCACCTGCCCTTCAGCGCTTCAGCTTCGGGATCTCCGCATACGAGAATAGCAGCAGTCGCAGATCTGAGCATGTGCGCGTGAGGATGAAACCTGGTAAATCCTTCCAGCACTTCTTTGTCTCGTATGATTACAAAATGCCATGCCTCGCCTGCAGCCGTGGGGGCATTCATTGCGGCATGCAATAATTTGTCCAGGAGTTCGTCGGATAC
The sequence above is a segment of the Desulfomonile tiedjei DSM 6799 genome. Coding sequences within it:
- a CDS encoding nitroreductase family protein, coding for MDALEAILTRRSIRKYTDEPVSDELLDKLLHAAMNAPTAAGEAWHFVIIRDKEVLEGFTRFHPHAHMLRSATAAILVCGDPEAEALKGRWVLDCAAATENMLIAANALGLGACWVGIYPVPERIEGARSLLGIPDHIVPLSMVSLGWPGERKHPPNRYNAEKVHPDRW